One Pectinophora gossypiella chromosome 21, ilPecGoss1.1, whole genome shotgun sequence genomic region harbors:
- the LOC126376522 gene encoding zinc finger protein 729-like, producing MSDLKICRICLRTQCKVYRFDRYQLKHYYEEVTAVKVNDKDGLPHFFCYECATMLHKFHKFKEKCYNGQNTLKEIGWRGPITYEAIYKIDRALRQLKSPLEILTVTKRVKTYVTTDIAEASNSESESIHAEDEKEINIKDIEDCKDVFLDEGSIADDNFDSECIAIDEDSKNILLANDVSTEVDKKMDFFINNSQTRRKDKETPIPSPKTVFVDIKKDVITLKNEPFKERKRYAGEFGLKKQNPKQTKKRTRYLDSENWKKYTLSEEDAVKEFQMKAKSPKYDSAAFKCGDCYKGFSKEDMLKRHKQLRHSESLGPLECRFCHMRFKWDCKLRKHMRQHFTRYVCLLCNLRCSVENTAIMHEDYHKGVIKKCIHCGEEFKHSSTYYTHLRTHRSEYVCTLCGMSFVSPSGLHMHKKIKHINDEIDSPDDDEEVNTFCEKCDITFETRKAYEEHLFHSAMHTEGLEDELDEFSVPRKVLGKKLQAKITHSLKKKTPLPEELVRTAKKRRKNKRRCHKKPTTCHQCGKHFDTQAACMKHHLAEHPRTSFFPAHERHICEICGASLAPGSVAMHQNIHSKQKMFPCETCGKTFHSSIGVRRHMVTHTGEKPFACTLCDKRFTQSNSMKLHYRTFHLKQPYPKRNRRKKKDDIPTAEDNKTSSEESEASLPDAAPAPAPLQDAHDTIHYLTLS from the exons ATGTCCGACTTGAAAATTTGTAGAATTTGCCTTAGAACTCAGTGCAAAGTGTACAGATTTGACCGATATCAACTCAAACATTATTATGAAGAAGTTACTGCCgtaaaa gtaAATGACAAGGATGGTCTTCCACACTTCTTCTGCTACGAGTGCGCCACCATGCTGCATAAGTTCCACAAGTTTAAGGAGAAGTGTTACAATGGACAGAATACTCTCAAAGAGATTGGTTGGAGAGGTCCA ATTACATACGAAGCCATTTACAAAATAGACAGAGCGTTGAGACAACTTAAATCACCGTTGGAAATACTCACCGTTACTAAAAGAGTTAAAACCTACGTCACAACGGATATTGCAGAAGCTAGTAACTCTGAATCCGAGTCCATACATGCTGAGGATGAGAAGGAAATCAATATTAAAGACATTGAAGACTGTAAAGATGTCTTCTTAGATGAAGGATCCATAGCCGATGACAATTTTGATTCAGAATGCATTGCTATTGACGAAGAttccaaaaatatcttattagcAAATGACGTCTCTACAGAAGTCGATAAAAAAatggatttttttattaataattcccAAACTAGAAGGAAAGACAAAGAAACGCCAATACCAAGTCCAAAGACGGTCTTTgttgatataaaaaaagatgTGATAACATTGAAAAATGAACCTTTCAAAGAAAGAAAGCGGTATGCTGGGGAATTTGGATTGAAGAAACAAAATCCTAAACAGACGAAGAAAAGAACTAGATATCTTGACAGTGAGAATTGGAAGAAATATACATTGTCTGAAGAAGATGCAGTGAAAGAATTTCAGATGAAAGCAAAAAGTCCGAAGTATGATTCTGCTGCGTTCAAATGTGGTGATTGTTATAAAGGGTTTTCTAAAGAAGACATGTTGAAAAGGCATAAACAACTGCGACATAGTGAG TCACTGGGCCCTCTGGAATGTCGCTTCTGCCACATGAGATTCAAGTGGGACTGCAAGTTGAGAAAGCACATGCGGCAACATTTCACAAGATACGTCTGTCTACTGTGTAACCTGCGATGTTCCGTGGAAAATACTGCCATCATGCACGAGGATTACCACAAAGGGGTGATCAAGAAATGTATTCACTGCGGGGAAGAGTTCAA GCACTCATCAACATACTACACACATCTCCGGACACACAGGAGCGAATATGTGTGCACTCTGTGCGGTATGTCCTTCGTAAGTCCCAGTGGGCTGCATATGCACAAGAAGATAAAACATATAAATGATGAAATT gaTAGCCCAGACGACGACGAGGAAGTGAACACATTCTGCGAGAAATGTGACATAACTTTCGAAACTAGGAAAGCGTACGAAGAACATCTATTTCACTCGGCAATGCATACGGAAGGCTTAGAAGATGAACTGGACGAGTTCTCAGTGCCCAGGAAGGTGCTAGGCAAGAAGTTGCAAGCGAAAATAACTCATAGTTTGAAGAAGAAGACGCCTCTGCCTGAGGAGCTGGTGAGGACAGCGAAAAAGAGACGGAAGAATAAACGACGGTGCCATAAGAAACCTACTACTTGTCATCAG TGCGGCAAACACTTCGACACGCAAGCGGCGTGTATGAAGCACCACTTAGCTGAGCACCCGAGGACGTCGTTCTTCCCTGCGCATGAGCGGCACATCTGTGAAATCTGCGGAGCCTCGCTCGCT CCAGGCAGCGTGGCGATGCATCAGAACATCCACTCTAAGCAGAAGATGTTCCCATGCGAGACTTGCGGGAAGACCTTCCACTCCAGCATCGGCGTGCGACGACATATGGTG ACCCACACTGGTGAGAAGCCGTTTGCCTGCACGCTATGCGACAAGCGGTTCACGCAGAGCAACAGCATGAAGCTGCATTACAGAACCTTCCATCTCAAACAGCCGTATCCAAAGAG aaatagaagaaaaaagaaggatgaCATCCCAACGGCGGAGGACAACAAGACGAGCTCGGAGGAGTCGGAGGCCAGCCTGCCCGAcgctgcgccggcgccggcccCGCTGCAAGACGCGCACGACACTATACACTATCTCACTCTCAGCTAG